Part of the Fibrobacter sp. genome, AGTTTTCATGTCATCCCACATGAGCTCGCCGTAGATTTCCCAATGGGGAATGGTTCTGATGCTGATGTCGAAGGACATGGAAATGTTGTCCTGGTCGCCCAGGGTGTGTTCCTCGAAATTGTACATGAGGAAGGGAATGACATAGGCCCACTGGAAATCGCGGCCGCAGCTGTCGGCGTCTGCATTGGGGTTGGGATTTGCGGAAACGTTTTCGGTGGTGGTGCCGTACAGGGAGGTTTCGCTAAGGCCCAGGGTAATGTTCTTGGGCAAGTTCAAATCCAGACGGTGGGCGTGGAGGTACTTGCTGTAGCCCTTGCGGTCGGTGGGCATCATGGCGTACTGGGTGTAGACCACGGGGCCGACGGACAGCTGGTAGCCGAAATAGGGCATGGGAGCCGGGTTGTTGATTTTGGCGGATTCATCGTACCAGGGGCGGTAATTGTTCTTTTCGCCGCGGAGGATCACGTTGTTGCGGCGGGCGGGACCCCATTGGATGTAGTCGTAGCCGGTGAGCAGGGAAAGGGCGCTAAGTTCGTAGGAAACGTTGGCGGAGAACATGTCCCAGGTGCGGCGTGTTTCGCTCTGCTTGACGTAGGGGAGGCCTTCGTCGGGATTGAAGAAATGGTCCGGAATGAAACGGTTGGTGTAGTCGTTAACGACAAAGACCTTGGCGTTGAACTGGAACGCGTCGGTAAAGTGGCCGTCCAGAAAGAGTCGGACGGACATGTTGTTGTCCACATGGGTGGGGGCGTTCTTCAGGTTGGTAATGGCGAGAGAATCCACCAGCTGGGCGCGGATGTTCACCACCTTGTTCTTGGCGGAATCCTGAAGGACAAAATGGTTGACCTGAGGGTCGTTCGGGTTTGAACTGCGCGAAATCTGGGTTGCATTCGCAAAGGCTGTGCCTGCGAAAGAGCAAATCAAGGTCAGGGTAAGAACGATGTTGCGAAGGATCATAGGACGGCCTCTTTGAACAGAGCCAAGTGATGCTTGATGTAGGCTCGCTTTTCGGGCGCGTTGCTGCCTGCAATGGCGCGGGGCGCTGCGGAGACAATGCGGACCAGGCTGCGGAGGATGCGGAACTTTTTGGAAAGCCAGTAACCGCGGATTCCGAAATGCTTTTTGAAGACGTATTCCTGGGAACGGTCGTGCTGTAGGGCGCGGCTGAGGCTGCTCTTGGCGGAACCGCCACCCAGGTGGGTGATGGCGCTACGGTCGCTAATGAAGAACCGTGCGCCCTCTGCTCGGCAACGAAGCGCCATGTCGGCGTCTTCGTAGTACATGAATATCTTTTCGTCGAAGCCGCCGACGCGGTTCCACAGTTCTGCGGACATCATCCAGCAAACGGCGCTTGTCCAGTGGGTTTCCTTGATGCCCTCAAGTGCTGTTGTCTTAGGCGTACCTTCCAGAACTCGTGCAGCGCCTTCTTCGTTTCTGAAGGCGTTCATCAAAAAGTTTATGTACCCGATTCCGTCGGGACCCAGTCCTGCAAAGAAATTGTTCTGACGGGATCCATCCACGTTTAAAGTCGTGGGGGCGAGAACTGCATTTTCACCAACGCGTTCCAAGTCTTCGCGCAGTTTTACAAGAGCTTCCGCCTGGAATCTGGTATCGTTATTCAGCAAACAAACTGCATCAAATTCCACGCCGTCATTCAACAAGCCGCGAATGGCTCCGTTGTTGGCTGCTCCGAAACCAAGATTTCCCGCTTGCGGGTAAACGTGAATCTGCGGGTATTTTTCGGACGGGTAAAGCTCACGAATCTTTTCTACGGTGCCGTCGGTACTGCCATTGTCTGCAATAGCCACTACGAACTTCGGGGCTTTTTCTGCAGCAGTTTCTGCGCAGTCATTAGAAAGCAAAGGCGTAAGGTCGTTCAAGCAGGCCTTCGTCAGTTCCCATCCGTTATAAGTCACCAGGATAATCACAGTCGTATTAGCCATGGTGTACCTTCTGGAAAACTTCAATCAACTTGCGGGCGGAATTCTGCCAGCTGTACTTGGACAGCAGGGCGACTCGGGACGCCTCCGGCACCACCTTATGTTCTTTCCAGAACTGCTCAATTACATTGGCCATGTCTTCTGCCGATTTAGGATCGAAGTACAAACCGCAATCGCCCAGGACAGATTCCATCACCGTTCCCTTGGAAGTGAGAACCGGGGCGCCGTAGGCCAAAGCTTCCAAAGCCGGCAGGCCGAAACCTTCGTACACCGAGGGGAAAATCACGGCGGCGCTTTCCTTGTACAGATTGCGTAGTTCTTCGTCGGAAACAAAACCCTTGTGCTCAATGTTTGCAGCTACGCTGGAGGTTCTGAGCATGTCCTTGATAGTCTGGTTCTTCCAACCCCTTGGGCCGGTCATGACCAGCGGTACATCCATACCGCGGGTCTTCAAAATTTCCAGGGCGTGGACCAAAGTCTGCAAATTCTTTCGAGGTTCCAGACTGCCCACAAAAAGCAACTGGGCTTTGCGATCTTGCGCGGAACCATCCTTGCCGTTCGATGCGGAACAAGTAGGTTGGTTTACTGCGCAGCTCACCACTTCCACCTTATCCTTGTTCACCTTGGGATAAAAATGGAAAAGTTCGTTCTTGGTAAAATCAGAAACAGGCACGATTGCCGTAGCCTTCTTGATGGACTTTCCGCCGAAGGTTCGGGTAATCCAAAGCACCGACTTGCGCATTGTTTCTGGGAAGCGGCGATAAACGAAGTCGTGGATGGTCAGTACGGAGGCGATTTCCGTTGAACTAGAGATTTCCTTGTGGTCCTTTCCTGTTGCCTTGTAACCTTTGCTGAGACCTATCACTGGAATTGTCTGTTCCGGCCCCCAAATTACGTCGATGTGCTCGTCTTTGAGCGCCAAGGGCAAGGCCAGCTGCTGCCAAAGAATCCCTGGCAACTTTGTGGGTACCACCACGGTTTTCCACTTGGGATTGGTGATGTCGTAATCCACGGGGCTTGGGGAGAACAGCACGTACTCGTTTCTGATGTCCACTTGCTGGAGAGCGTCTAGGAGGCTGCGGGTGTACCTGCCGATGCCGCTGTTGTTGGTGCGCAGGCACTTAATGTCGATACCGATACGCATTATTCCTTCCCCCAGATTTTCTTTGCCATGGGAAGGCCCACCAGCGTGAACAAAACTCGCTTGAAGGTCTTGAGGAAGGAGGCCCTAAGGAACAGGTACTTTCTGTTCTTGAATACCCAGCAGAACCGGCCTGGCAAAACGAAGGCAACCAGTCGTTCCTGGGTGAGGGTCAAAAGTCTTTCGGCGAAGGAAACTTCCTCCGGGGAAAGTTTCAGCAAATCCTTGTGATCCAAGATGGTGGAAATCCACTTGTTCTGGATTTCGATGGTCTTGGTCATGGTGGTGTCGCCCTGTCCGCCTACGGCGTTTCCGCCATGGATGCGGTACTGGATAACCTTTTGGGGAATAGCCTTGATGCCGCCGTTCTTTTCGGCGATCATGGCAATCCAGCGGTCGTGAACGGTGACGCCCTCGGGAATGGGGAGGACTGTGTCCAAAAGGCTTGCCCTGAAGAGGCTGAGGCAACCAGTCACGTGGTTGATGCCTGCAATCTGGTGGCGGATGGTGGTGTTAATGTCGATGTTTCCCAGGACTCTCCAGGATTCGGCAGTTACATTGCCTTGTCCGTCGATAATTTCTGCATCACCGAAAACGAGGCTCGAGCCAGATAGTTCCTTTTCAAGAATTTCCAACTTGTTGGGGAGCCAGATGTCGTCCTGGTCGGCTAGGGCTATCAGATCGTCGGGGCCTAGCTGGGTGCGAGCCAGTTCAAGTGTCCTGGAAAATGCGGCTCGGTGTCCCTGGTTTACTTCGTGGATTTCCACGGTCAGGGGGAGCTTGTCCTTGTAGGATTCCAGAATCTTGGGGGAGGAATCCTTGGAGCCGTCGTCTACGGCGATGATCATATCTGCAGGTCTTGTCTGTGCCATAAGGGAATCCAGCATCTGTGACAGATACTGAGCTCCGTTATAAGTTGCAAGAACGATGCAAATTTTCGCCATACAACGAATATAGCAAGTTCATTTTCTCTCGTTGTTCCGCATTTTTTTATTTTATGGGATATAGAACGGTTCCCCATGGCGAAGAAAATTTTATTCATTTGCGATAAGAACGAATGCACCAGTTTTGGGCGTTTGACACTGAATTTGGCGAAGGCTGTGGCTTCTGAATACGAAGTTCACGTTTTGTGGCTCAAGACCCCGAAGTTTTTCCCCAATGCGAGTGCTGGGGCCGCTGCGGATTTTACTTCCCATGAAGTGTGGGCCAAGTCCCTTTATACGGGCTTTATGAGTTTCCGCGCCCCGCTGAAAAAGATGGTGGGCGAGGTTCGTCCGGATGTGGTTTTCTTTATTCGTCCGGAACTGGGTTTCTTGGTGCCGGTGGCTAACAGTGCGTTGAAATCCGTTGGCCTGCGTGACTCCAAAACGGTGATGTTTGTTCACGATACATTTGCAGAAACTTTGTATCCCACAAGCATCAAGTTTAGGCTGCTTAATTTGTTCTACATCAGGGACTGCGTCAAGGCAAATTCCTTTGTCTACAATTCGGAATGGACCCGCGGTGAAGCCGCTGTCCACTTTGGCCCGAAAATGTCCGATGCCCCGGGTGCTGTAATCGGTTGCCCCATTGATTCCGCTCTTTTCTGCAAGCCGGAAGTGCCCGCCACCGATGAAGAAAAGAAGGCTTTCCGCCGAAAGCATGGCATGCGCAATTTCTATGGCATGTGCTTGAACGTCAGCCTTGATGAACCGCGAAAGAATATTGATACCTACTTCGAACTGGCAAGGCTCCGTCCGGATGTGGCCTTCGTACGCGTCGGGAAGGTTTCTGAACGTCTCACGGAAATCATCAACGTGAAGAAACTTTACAACGTCTTCCATTTTGAACGTTTTTCCGCAGACGAATTGCGTGAGTTCTACCGCCATTCCGACTTGATGGTTTACCCGTCTTTGCTTGAAGGTTTTGGCCTGCCGCCTATTGAAGCCATCGCCTGCGGAACACCTGCCCTTTGTGCCGCTACGTCCGCTGTAAAGGAAAATCTGGAAGGCGTGTGCCCGCTGATCGATCCGCCTACGGACGCAGAAGCCTACGCCAAGGTGGTTGACCGCGTTATCGCTGGCGAGAACGTTATCAACGAAGACGCTGCCCAGAAACTTCTGAACCGTTGCTCCATGGAAGAATTTTCCAAGCGTGTCCTGGCTGCGTTGAAATAAACCTTTGCAATCTAAGCATAAAAAACGCCTCTCTTTCGAGAGGCTTTTTAATTTTTTCGAATCCGGAATGACTTAGTTCTTGTCTTTCCAGACCTTGATCAGGCTACGGTTCTTACGCAGGGCAAGCCACAGGGTGGGCCAAATCAGAATCAAGTCGCGGATCAAGCTTGTCCATGCTTCAGCCTTGTCCTGGGCACCTTCCAGTTCGAAGCAACCGCAGGTAATGCCAAGGTCGTTCCACAAAGCCCAAGCGAGAGCGATGATGAAGCTAACGAACATCCAGAAGATGGCGAAAGCGGATTCCTTGACGAAGGGGGTGAAAATCATGGCCAGACCGAACCAAAGTTCAAACTGCGGGTAGACCAGAGCAAAGAAGTTGTTGGCGAAGTCCACATGCAGGGCAGAGAAGAACTGGTACTGTGCTACCAGAGTTGCAAACTGGTGCGGGTCCTGGATCTTGAAAATGCTGGCGAAGATGAACATGCCGCCAATGCCTACGCGGAACAAGGTTTCCAGTGCGCGGATGGCAAAATCCTTCTGCAGTTTGTAAGCAGGGAAGCAAAGACCTGTAGCGATCACGATAGCCGCAAGACCCACGTGAATATTGTAGCGGTATGCCTTAGGCCAGAGATCGATAAGCCAATCCTGGTCGGTAAAGGTCAGGAAAGATTCCGGGAAAGAAATTTCGGCAACGCCGATGGCCACGAGAATAGAGGCTACCAAAAGCAGTGCCGCAGAAATAATCGTGTTTTTGTTGCATGCAAAAGCCATTAGAGAACCTCCGCCGGCTTTGCCAGGACATCCTGGCTTCCGATCCAGTCGACAGACTTTGCGTCGTCGACACGAATGTTATTGATGATGGCGAGGGCAATGCAGAAAACGGCAATGCCGATAAGCACAATCCAATTCAAGGATTTCAAATAATTCTTGGTCCAGTCAATAATCTTTTTCATGCCCATAAGATACAAATTCTATAGGGAATGGCCAATTCCATTTTGCAAATATTCTAGATTTGAGGAAAAACTTAGGCCAAAGGAAAAGTGAGGCTAATGTGGAATCCAAGAATTCCCTTCTGAAACCGTTTATGAATTCCCGGAAGATTTATGTACCGGGTAAGATTTATCCTGATATCCGCGTGGGCATGCGCGAAATCCAGACCGAAGATCCTCTGACGCCTTGTGTTCCTGTTTACGACACTAGTGGACCTTACAGCGATGAAAACGCTACCATCGACGTGACCAAGGGTATTGAACGTTTCCGCGAAAGCTGGATTGCTGAACGCGGCGATGCCGAACAGCTGGACGACATGACTTCCGCTTACGGCCGTGCCCGTCGTGAAAATCACGAACTGGACCACTTGCGTTTTAATGCAGTTCATCATCCTATGCGCGCCAAGGCTGGCCACAAGCTGACCCAGCTGGACTACGCCCGCGCAGGTGTGATCACCAAGGAAATGGAATACGTTGCCATCCGCGAAAACCAGAAACTGGATGAATTGAGCGTGAAGGGCACTCCGGTGACTGCAGAATTTGTCCGCCAGGAAGTTCTTGCTGGTCGCGCCATCATTCCGGGAAACATCAACCATCCCGAATGCGAACCCATGATCATCGGTACAAATTTCCTTACCAAGATCAACAGCAACATTGGTAACTCCGCCATCACCTCTTCCATCGAAGAAGAAGTGGAAAAGATGGCCTGGTCCGTGCGTTGGGGCGCTGATACCGTGATGGATCTTTCCACCGGTAAGCACATTCACGAAACCCGCGAATGGATTATCCGCAATAGCCCCGTACCTATCGGAACTGTGCCTATCTATCAGGCTTTGGAAAAGGTGAACGGTAAGGCCGAGGAACTGACCTGGGAACTTTACCGCGATACTTTGATTGAACAGGCTGAACAGGGCGTGGACTACTTTACCATTCACGCAGGCCTGTTGCTGGAGCACATTCCCATGTGCGCCAAGCGTACCACCGGCATTGTAAGCCGCGGTGGCTCCATTCTTGCTCTGTGGCAGATGCGTCATCACCAGCAGAACTTCCTGTACACTCACTTCCGTGAAATCTGTGAAATTCTCGCTCAGTACGACGTGGCTGTTTCTCTGGGTGATGGTCTTCGTCCGGGTTCTCTGGCAGACGCCAATGATGAAGCTCAGTTCGGAGAACTGGATACTCTTGGCGAATTGACCAAGATTGCCTGGGAATACGGCGTTCAGGTGATTATCGAAGGTCCGGGTCATGTGCCCATGCACAAGATTCAGGACAACATGGCACGCCAGCTGGAAAAGTGCCACGGCGCTCCCTTCTACACTCTTGGACCTCTCACTACCGACATTGCTCCCGGTTACGACCACATTACCTCTGCCATCGGTGCTGCACAGATCGGCTGGTATGGTACCGCCATGCTTTGCTATGTGACTCCCAAGGAACACCTGGGCTTGCCGGACCGCGATGACGTCCGTGCCGGCGTGGTGACTTACAAGCTGGCCGCTCACGCCGCTGACTTGGCCAAGGGCCATTATGGTGCAGAGTTCCGCGACGATGCTCTTTCCCGCGCCCGTTTTGACTTCCGCTGGAACGACCAGTTCGCATTGTCCCTGGATCCGGAAAAGGCCATGGAATTCCATGACAAGACTCTCCCTGGTAGCCAGGCAAAGTCCAGCCATTTCTGCTCCATGTGCGGTCCCAACTTCTGTAGCATGCGCATTAGCAAGGCTATCCGCAACTTCGTGGATTCCGGCGACGTAGGCGATGTCTAATTCTTAGGGAATCTCAAACAAAGAAAAAATCCCGACGGTTTGAACCGCCGGGATTTTTAATTAGGTTGTGCGCGGGTGAGGCCCGCACCACCAGTATGTCATCCCGGCCTCCGAGCCGGGATCTCCTTTATTTTACGCCAATCAAAGACAGGTCGCGAACTGCGCCCTTGTCTGCGCTTGTTGCCATGGCGGCGTAAGCCTGGAGAGCCTTGGAAACAACGCGGTCACGAGAAACCGGCTGCCATGCCTTGGCGCCACGAGCTTCCATAGCCTGGCGGCGTGCTGCAAGTTCGTCGTCGGTGAGCTGCACGTTGATGGTGCGGTTCGGAATATCGATTTCGATTACGTCACCGGTTTCAACGAGGCCGATGTTACCCTTGTTGGCAGCTTCCGGAGAAGCATGGCCGATGGAAAGACCGCTGGTACCACCAGAGAAGCGACCGTCGGTAAGGAGAGCGCAGCTCTTGCCCAGGTGACGGCTCTTCAGGTAAGAAGTGGGGTACAGCATTTCCTGCATGCCCGGACCACCCTTAGGACCTTCGTAGCGGATCACTACAACGTCACCGGCCTTCACCTTGTCGCCAAGGATGCCGTTGACGGCGTCTTCCTGAGATTCGAACACCACTGCGGGGCCGGTGAACTTCCAGATGGATTCGTCAACGCCTGCGGTCTTCACGATGCAGCCGTCCTGAGCCAGGTTACCGTACAGAACGGCGAGGCCGCCATCCTTGGTGTAGGCGTGTGCGCCATCGCGGATTGCGCCAGTTGCGCGGTCCATGTCCAGAGATTCGTAGTAGGTGCTCTGGCTGAAAGCGACCAGGTTGTACTTGCGGCCGGGGCCTGCCAGGTAACGCTGCTTGATTTCTTCGGTTGCGTTGCCGCGGACGATGTCGTTAATTTCAAGAGCTTCGCCCATGGTTGCTGCGTGAACAGTCTTTGCATTCTTGTGGATGAGGCCCATGCGGTCCAGTTCGCCAAGGATGCCCATGATACCGCCAGCGCGGTTCACCTGTTCGATATGGATGTTGTGAACGGTGGGAGCAACCTTACAGATGCAAGGAGTGTTCAGGGAAAGACGGTTGATGTCCTTCATGGTGAAGTTGACGCCAGCTTCCTGTGCAACAGCCAGCAGGTGGAGCACGGTGTTGGAGGAACCGCCCATGGCGATGTCCAGACGCATGGCGTTTTCGAAAGCGTCCATGGTAGCGATGCTACGGGGGAGGATGCTTTCGTCGCCTTCGTCGTAATACTTGTGGCAGAGTTCCACGATGCGCTTACCGGCTGCTTCGAACAGCTTCTTGCGTTCGGAGTGGGTGGCGACGATGGTGCCGTTGCCCGGGAGAGAAAGGCCAAGAGCTTCGGTGAGGGAGTTCATGGAATTTGCGGTGAACATGCCGGAGCAGGAACCGCAAGTGGGGCAAGCGTTAGCTTCGATAGCGGCAACTTCTTCGTCAGAAACGGAGTTGTCTGCGGAGTCGATCATTGCGTCGATCAAGTCGAGAGCGCGATCCTGGCCGTCCTTAGTGGTGACGTGACCAGCTTCCATGGGACCGCCGGAAACAAAGATTGCCGGAATGTTGAGGCGCATTGCAGCCATGAGCATACCCGGAGTAACCTTGTCGCAGTTGGAGATGCAGACGAGAGCGTCGGCGCGGTGTGCGTTAGCCATGTATTCGGTAGAGTCTGCAATGAGGTCGCGAGACGGAAGGCTGTAAAGCATGCCGTCGTGGCCCATGGCGATACCGTCGTCCACAGCGATGGTGTTCATTTCCTTAGCAACGCCACCTGCAGCTTCGATAGCGCGGGCAACGATCTGACCCACGTCCTTCAGATGAACGTGACCCGGAACGAACTGGGTATAGCTGTTAACAACGCAAACCACCGGCTTACCAAAGTCTTCCACCTTGGTACCAGTTGCGTGCCAAAGGGCACGTGCACCGGCCATTTCGCGGCCTTCCATAGTCTTCAACGAACGAAGTTTCGGCATAATGTTACCTCATAAATTGCGCAGTTCCGTATATGCGGGGCGGGGCTGCGCCGATTCCATAAAATTTGAACAGGAAAAAATATAGTAAAGGCTTGAAATCTTTAATCTCTGCATCCCTCAAATCGGACGAAATCATTGGATTTTACGAGCTTGAGCGCTAGCCTTGCCAAGTTCTGCGCTTTGGGATGGAATCGGTCAAGATCTTCAAGACTTAACGATATGAATCTTGAATTTTTCTTGTTTACGGCTAAATCTACGTGCAGTGCGGGGTGTTCGCACATGTCTGTTATAACGCTGTAGTCTTTTTCGGGCCTGTAATTGATGATTTCTTCAATTAAAAGCAATACTGAATCTTGTTGCAAATCGTCACGGGAGCATCTCGTTGTATCGTCGTGAAAACTTATGTTCATGGATTTGAGTTGCGTGAAATCCCTGTGTACGGATAAATTAGCCTCGAAACGGAAATCTTCCTGTATGAATATGTTGAAGTCACTGCTTGTATCCGCGTTAGGGTGAATACGGTAAAATTCATCTAGGGGAAGTTCCTGGCGCTTTGTTTCAAAGACAAATCCGATGCAGCGGTTTACGAAATGCTCGTATCCGGTAAGCATGACAAAGAATATGACGAAGGTCCCGAAAATGCATAGAAACCTCCTTTTAATTTTTTTGCTGGCTAGGAAATAAAAAGTGGACAGAGGGAGAATGGAAAAAAACAAGCCGCAAAGAATACTTCCCATAACAAAGAAATGAAATGGTTCGTTTAAGT contains:
- a CDS encoding glycosyltransferase family 2 protein, translating into MANTTVIILVTYNGWELTKACLNDLTPLLSNDCAETAAEKAPKFVVAIADNGSTDGTVEKIRELYPSEKYPQIHVYPQAGNLGFGAANNGAIRGLLNDGVEFDAVCLLNNDTRFQAEALVKLREDLERVGENAVLAPTTLNVDGSRQNNFFAGLGPDGIGYINFLMNAFRNEEGAARVLEGTPKTTALEGIKETHWTSAVCWMMSAELWNRVGGFDEKIFMYYEDADMALRCRAEGARFFISDRSAITHLGGGSAKSSLSRALQHDRSQEYVFKKHFGIRGYWLSKKFRILRSLVRIVSAAPRAIAGSNAPEKRAYIKHHLALFKEAVL
- a CDS encoding glycosyltransferase family 4 protein → MRIGIDIKCLRTNNSGIGRYTRSLLDALQQVDIRNEYVLFSPSPVDYDITNPKWKTVVVPTKLPGILWQQLALPLALKDEHIDVIWGPEQTIPVIGLSKGYKATGKDHKEISSSTEIASVLTIHDFVYRRFPETMRKSVLWITRTFGGKSIKKATAIVPVSDFTKNELFHFYPKVNKDKVEVVSCAVNQPTCSASNGKDGSAQDRKAQLLFVGSLEPRKNLQTLVHALEILKTRGMDVPLVMTGPRGWKNQTIKDMLRTSSVAANIEHKGFVSDEELRNLYKESAAVIFPSVYEGFGLPALEALAYGAPVLTSKGTVMESVLGDCGLYFDPKSAEDMANVIEQFWKEHKVVPEASRVALLSKYSWQNSARKLIEVFQKVHHG
- a CDS encoding glycosyltransferase, producing MAKICIVLATYNGAQYLSQMLDSLMAQTRPADMIIAVDDGSKDSSPKILESYKDKLPLTVEIHEVNQGHRAAFSRTLELARTQLGPDDLIALADQDDIWLPNKLEILEKELSGSSLVFGDAEIIDGQGNVTAESWRVLGNIDINTTIRHQIAGINHVTGCLSLFRASLLDTVLPIPEGVTVHDRWIAMIAEKNGGIKAIPQKVIQYRIHGGNAVGGQGDTTMTKTIEIQNKWISTILDHKDLLKLSPEEVSFAERLLTLTQERLVAFVLPGRFCWVFKNRKYLFLRASFLKTFKRVLFTLVGLPMAKKIWGKE
- a CDS encoding glycosyltransferase, with translation MAKKILFICDKNECTSFGRLTLNLAKAVASEYEVHVLWLKTPKFFPNASAGAAADFTSHEVWAKSLYTGFMSFRAPLKKMVGEVRPDVVFFIRPELGFLVPVANSALKSVGLRDSKTVMFVHDTFAETLYPTSIKFRLLNLFYIRDCVKANSFVYNSEWTRGEAAVHFGPKMSDAPGAVIGCPIDSALFCKPEVPATDEEKKAFRRKHGMRNFYGMCLNVSLDEPRKNIDTYFELARLRPDVAFVRVGKVSERLTEIINVKKLYNVFHFERFSADELREFYRHSDLMVYPSLLEGFGLPPIEAIACGTPALCAATSAVKENLEGVCPLIDPPTDAEAYAKVVDRVIAGENVINEDAAQKLLNRCSMEEFSKRVLAALK
- the thiC gene encoding phosphomethylpyrimidine synthase ThiC, with the protein product MNSRKIYVPGKIYPDIRVGMREIQTEDPLTPCVPVYDTSGPYSDENATIDVTKGIERFRESWIAERGDAEQLDDMTSAYGRARRENHELDHLRFNAVHHPMRAKAGHKLTQLDYARAGVITKEMEYVAIRENQKLDELSVKGTPVTAEFVRQEVLAGRAIIPGNINHPECEPMIIGTNFLTKINSNIGNSAITSSIEEEVEKMAWSVRWGADTVMDLSTGKHIHETREWIIRNSPVPIGTVPIYQALEKVNGKAEELTWELYRDTLIEQAEQGVDYFTIHAGLLLEHIPMCAKRTTGIVSRGGSILALWQMRHHQQNFLYTHFREICEILAQYDVAVSLGDGLRPGSLADANDEAQFGELDTLGELTKIAWEYGVQVIIEGPGHVPMHKIQDNMARQLEKCHGAPFYTLGPLTTDIAPGYDHITSAIGAAQIGWYGTAMLCYVTPKEHLGLPDRDDVRAGVVTYKLAAHAADLAKGHYGAEFRDDALSRARFDFRWNDQFALSLDPEKAMEFHDKTLPGSQAKSSHFCSMCGPNFCSMRISKAIRNFVDSGDVGDV
- the ilvD gene encoding dihydroxy-acid dehydratase; this translates as MPKLRSLKTMEGREMAGARALWHATGTKVEDFGKPVVCVVNSYTQFVPGHVHLKDVGQIVARAIEAAGGVAKEMNTIAVDDGIAMGHDGMLYSLPSRDLIADSTEYMANAHRADALVCISNCDKVTPGMLMAAMRLNIPAIFVSGGPMEAGHVTTKDGQDRALDLIDAMIDSADNSVSDEEVAAIEANACPTCGSCSGMFTANSMNSLTEALGLSLPGNGTIVATHSERKKLFEAAGKRIVELCHKYYDEGDESILPRSIATMDAFENAMRLDIAMGGSSNTVLHLLAVAQEAGVNFTMKDINRLSLNTPCICKVAPTVHNIHIEQVNRAGGIMGILGELDRMGLIHKNAKTVHAATMGEALEINDIVRGNATEEIKQRYLAGPGRKYNLVAFSQSTYYESLDMDRATGAIRDGAHAYTKDGGLAVLYGNLAQDGCIVKTAGVDESIWKFTGPAVVFESQEDAVNGILGDKVKAGDVVVIRYEGPKGGPGMQEMLYPTSYLKSRHLGKSCALLTDGRFSGGTSGLSIGHASPEAANKGNIGLVETGDVIEIDIPNRTINVQLTDDELAARRQAMEARGAKAWQPVSRDRVVSKALQAYAAMATSADKGAVRDLSLIGVK